One genomic segment of Dehalogenimonas alkenigignens includes these proteins:
- the groL gene encoding chaperonin GroEL (60 kDa chaperone family; promotes refolding of misfolded polypeptides especially under stressful conditions; forms two stacked rings of heptamers to form a barrel-shaped 14mer; ends can be capped by GroES; misfolded proteins enter the barrel where they are refolded when GroES binds) — MAKQIIFGDQVRKSLLKGINTLSDTVRVTLGPKGHPVALAKAWGAPTVIDDGVTIARDIDLPDPFENMGCQIVKEAASKTNDAAGDGTTTSIMLAQAIINEAFKNITAGSEPIALKRGIEKATEVVAKELKKMSTPIRGREQIVQVATITAKDPEIGELIADVMEKVGKDGVITIEESKGLKYQTDYVEGLQFDRGYISAYFVTDTGRMEASLDEPMILITDRKIETMGDLLPALEKILQWTKTLVIIAENVEGEALATLVVNKMRGNLNVLAVKAPGFGDRQKQMLEDIAVLTGGRVISKEAGRKLESVTEEDMGRAHRVTTNKDKTVIIDGAGNPEAIKDRIKHIKAQIDEVESAFDREKLQERQAALAGGVAVIAVGAATETEMKERKARVEDALAATRAALEEGILPGGGVGLINALPALDKLKLQDDEATGVLIVKRALPTPVRWIANNAGRDGSVIIEKVRTSPPGVGYNAETDEFGNMVEMGIIDPTMVVRSALENAASVANMVIITNSLVADIPEKKVEAPPPSEY, encoded by the coding sequence ATGGCGAAACAGATCATTTTTGGCGATCAGGTTAGGAAATCCCTGCTCAAAGGTATCAATACCCTGAGCGACACCGTGCGAGTGACCCTCGGCCCCAAAGGCCATCCGGTTGCCCTGGCTAAGGCCTGGGGCGCCCCCACCGTCATCGACGACGGCGTGACCATCGCCCGCGACATCGACCTGCCGGATCCGTTTGAGAACATGGGCTGCCAGATCGTCAAGGAAGCGGCTTCCAAGACCAACGATGCCGCCGGCGACGGCACCACCACCTCCATCATGCTTGCCCAGGCTATTATCAACGAGGCGTTCAAGAACATTACCGCCGGCTCCGAGCCGATCGCCCTGAAGCGCGGCATCGAGAAAGCAACTGAAGTAGTTGCCAAAGAGCTCAAGAAGATGTCCACGCCTATCCGCGGCCGGGAGCAGATCGTTCAGGTCGCCACTATCACGGCTAAGGATCCTGAAATCGGTGAGCTTATCGCCGATGTCATGGAGAAGGTCGGCAAAGACGGCGTTATTACCATCGAGGAATCCAAAGGCCTCAAGTACCAGACCGACTACGTCGAAGGCCTGCAGTTTGATCGCGGTTATATTTCCGCCTACTTCGTAACCGATACCGGCCGTATGGAAGCCAGTCTCGACGAGCCGATGATCCTTATCACCGACCGCAAGATCGAGACCATGGGCGACCTGCTGCCTGCCCTGGAGAAAATTCTTCAGTGGACCAAGACCCTGGTTATCATTGCCGAGAATGTTGAGGGCGAAGCCCTGGCCACCCTGGTGGTCAACAAGATGCGCGGCAACCTGAACGTCCTGGCTGTCAAAGCCCCCGGTTTCGGCGATCGCCAGAAGCAGATGCTTGAAGACATCGCCGTCCTGACCGGCGGCCGCGTCATTTCCAAAGAAGCCGGGCGCAAACTCGAATCGGTCACCGAAGAAGATATGGGCCGCGCGCACCGCGTGACCACCAACAAAGACAAAACGGTCATCATTGACGGCGCCGGCAACCCCGAGGCCATCAAAGACCGCATCAAGCACATCAAAGCCCAGATCGACGAGGTCGAGAGCGCTTTTGACCGCGAGAAGCTGCAGGAGCGGCAAGCCGCTCTGGCCGGCGGCGTGGCCGTCATCGCCGTTGGCGCCGCCACCGAGACCGAGATGAAAGAGCGCAAAGCCCGCGTCGAGGACGCCCTGGCTGCCACCCGCGCCGCTCTCGAAGAGGGTATTCTGCCCGGCGGCGGCGTCGGTTTGATCAACGCCCTGCCCGCCCTCGACAAGTTGAAGCTGCAGGATGACGAAGCGACCGGCGTTCTGATCGTAAAGCGCGCCTTGCCGACCCCGGTTCGCTGGATCGCCAACAATGCCGGCCGCGACGGTTCGGTCATCATCGAAAAAGTCCGCACCTCACCGCCCGGCGTCGGCTACAACGCAGAGACCGACGAGTTCGGCAATATGGTGGAGATGGGCATTATCGATCCCACCATGGTTGTCCGGTCTGCCCTGGAGAACGCCGCCTCGGTGGCCAATATGGTCATCATCACCAACTCCCTGGTGGCGGATATCCCGGAGAAAAAGGTTGAGGCTCCGCCCCCGTCCGAGTACTAA
- the hypA gene encoding hydrogenase maturation nickel metallochaperone HypA: MHELAVTQSLLDIVLKEAGKAGAKRVNTVTLVIGELSGLVDDSIQFYFDFMTKGTIAEGSMLHFKRIPARMKCRACGEEFITSPNEWICPKCGLWQAEVIAGKEFYVDSIEVDDADKSA, translated from the coding sequence ATGCACGAACTGGCGGTGACCCAGAGCCTTCTTGATATCGTTCTCAAAGAAGCCGGAAAAGCCGGCGCTAAAAGGGTGAACACTGTTACCCTGGTCATCGGCGAACTTTCCGGCTTGGTCGACGACTCCATCCAGTTCTATTTCGACTTTATGACAAAAGGCACCATCGCCGAGGGATCCATGCTTCATTTCAAACGCATCCCCGCCAGAATGAAATGCCGCGCTTGCGGTGAAGAGTTCATCACCTCACCCAACGAGTGGATTTGTCCCAAATGCGGTCTGTGGCAGGCGGAGGTCATCGCCGGCAAAGAATTTTATGTCGATTCGATCGAGGTGGACGATGCAGATAAAAGTGCTTAA
- a CDS encoding co-chaperone GroES, which yields MAINVQPLQNFILVKPGKKEEMRSGIVIPDTAQEKAQEGQVVAAGPGRLGKDNTREVMDVKVGDYVIYPKFGGTEIKVEGVEMIIMPENQVLAKKIY from the coding sequence ATGGCAATCAACGTGCAACCGCTGCAGAACTTCATCCTGGTTAAACCCGGCAAAAAGGAAGAGATGCGCAGCGGCATCGTCATCCCGGACACCGCTCAGGAAAAAGCTCAGGAAGGGCAGGTCGTCGCCGCCGGCCCCGGCCGTCTTGGCAAGGACAACACCCGCGAGGTAATGGATGTAAAAGTCGGCGACTATGTGATCTATCCCAAATTCGGCGGCACCGAGATCAAAGTCGAAGGCGTAGAAATGATCATCATGCCGGAAAATCAAGTTCTGGCCAAGAAAATCTACTAA
- the hypE gene encoding hydrogenase expression/formation protein HypE: MDASKTVLLAHGSGGKLSQDLVRKMFVGELANETLSRLDDAACFSLNGGRLAFTTDSYVVSPIFFPGGDIGKLAVCGTVNDLATAGAAPKFLSLAFIIEEGLPLEDLARVVNSIKAASSEAGVCIVTGDTKVVNRGKADRLFINTSGVGIVPDGINISGCNAKPGDIVMLSGSIGDHGMAIMAQREGFNFKVPVESDCAPLNGMVTTMLEASKNIHVLRDPTRGGLATTLNEIAAQSNVGIDIDETKIPVKDAVGAACELLGFDPLYVANEGKMIAIVAPEDADKVLEAMRRNSYGSKASIIGEVVSGHPGRVVLKTALGARRIVDMLSGELLPRIC; this comes from the coding sequence TTGGACGCGAGTAAAACAGTGCTGCTGGCCCATGGTTCCGGCGGCAAACTATCGCAGGACCTGGTGCGGAAGATGTTCGTCGGTGAACTGGCCAACGAAACATTGTCCAGGCTGGACGACGCCGCCTGTTTCAGTCTTAACGGGGGAAGGCTAGCTTTTACCACCGACAGCTATGTGGTCAGCCCGATATTTTTCCCCGGCGGCGATATCGGCAAGCTCGCGGTTTGCGGCACGGTTAACGATCTGGCCACAGCCGGGGCGGCTCCGAAGTTCCTCAGCCTCGCATTCATTATCGAAGAAGGATTGCCTCTGGAAGACCTGGCAAGGGTAGTCAACAGTATCAAAGCCGCTTCCTCAGAGGCCGGCGTCTGCATCGTTACCGGAGATACCAAGGTGGTCAACCGGGGTAAAGCCGACAGACTGTTCATCAACACCTCCGGCGTCGGGATCGTGCCGGACGGGATTAACATTTCGGGATGCAACGCTAAGCCGGGAGATATAGTTATGTTAAGCGGCAGCATCGGCGACCACGGCATGGCAATCATGGCTCAACGGGAAGGTTTCAACTTCAAGGTGCCGGTGGAAAGCGACTGCGCTCCCCTGAACGGCATGGTTACAACGATGCTTGAGGCGTCTAAAAATATTCATGTACTGCGTGACCCCACTCGCGGCGGGCTGGCCACCACTCTGAACGAGATCGCCGCCCAGTCGAATGTCGGCATCGACATCGACGAAACGAAAATACCGGTGAAGGACGCCGTTGGCGCCGCCTGCGAGCTTTTAGGCTTCGACCCGCTTTATGTGGCTAACGAAGGTAAAATGATCGCCATTGTCGCTCCCGAAGATGCCGATAAAGTCCTGGAGGCGATGCGGCGCAACTCCTACGGCAGCAAGGCATCAATTATCGGTGAAGTGGTAAGCGGACATCCTGGCCGAGTGGTGTTAAAGACCGCGTTAGGCGCCCGGCGCATCGTGGACATGCTCTCCGGGGAACTGCTGCCGCGGATCTGTTGA
- the hypB gene encoding hydrogenase nickel incorporation protein HypB: MQIKVLKDIMAANTATAEANRARLDNHGILGVNIMASPGAGKTTFILATIDGFRPDARVGVIEGDIASQIDSEKVAQKGAPVVQINTGGGCHLDAGQVSAGLDNLPLENIDVLFIENVGNLVCPSEFKLGEHLRVVLLSVPEGDDKPFKYPGMFASADAVIVTKTDILPYFDFDLGKFTRSVEGLKPGIRVFPLSARTGHGFSDWIAFLKSQIPGRGS; the protein is encoded by the coding sequence ATGCAGATAAAAGTGCTTAAGGACATAATGGCCGCTAATACGGCCACCGCTGAAGCCAACCGCGCCCGCCTCGATAACCATGGCATTCTGGGAGTCAATATCATGGCTTCGCCCGGCGCCGGCAAGACCACGTTTATCCTGGCTACGATCGACGGATTTCGGCCTGATGCTCGCGTCGGCGTTATCGAAGGCGACATCGCCTCCCAGATAGACTCCGAGAAGGTTGCCCAGAAAGGCGCGCCGGTGGTTCAGATCAACACCGGCGGCGGCTGCCATCTGGACGCCGGGCAGGTCTCCGCCGGCCTGGACAACCTGCCGCTGGAAAATATTGATGTATTATTCATCGAGAACGTCGGCAATTTGGTCTGCCCGTCGGAATTCAAACTCGGCGAGCACCTTCGGGTAGTCCTGCTTTCCGTACCGGAGGGCGATGACAAACCATTCAAGTACCCCGGCATGTTCGCGTCGGCCGACGCGGTGATCGTTACCAAGACCGATATCCTGCCCTATTTTGATTTCGACCTCGGCAAGTTCACCCGGTCGGTTGAAGGTCTGAAACCAGGTATCCGCGTCTTTCCCCTGTCCGCCCGAACGGGGCATGGCTTCAGCGACTGGATCGCCTTCCTGAAGTCACAGATACCAGGACGAGGCAGTTAA
- the hypF gene encoding carbamoyltransferase HypF, with protein sequence MPPAKTSQRLAISVKGVVQGVGFRPFVYQMARRFGLTGWVTNTSGEVRIEVEGSSEAVQAFRRSLEAEAPPQSRITSIMSTWLAPAGYDRFEIRDSLIEAGRYQLISPDLATCSDCRREIYDPEDRRFHYPFTNCTNCGPRFTIIEDIPYDRPLTTMKVFPICPECRREYEDPLDRRFHAQPNACPVCGPKLWLVDSSGRRVEAADVIEKAAELLRQGKILAVRGLGGFLLASDATSQTVVEELRRRKRRPAKPFAVMLSSLDEIEPRCELSVEERRLLISAAAPIVLLRLNEGTDIASAVAPGLKYLGVMLPYTPLHHLIMTGAGRPLVMTSGNLSEEPIARDNDEALSRLGGIADYFILHNREIFSRYDDSVVMHEACEKRVLRRARGFAPYPVRLTSAVPQILGVGAQEKNTFCLTRDDNAFVSQHIGDMENLETIEHFEQTLSLYKRMFRIEPQTITCDLHPDYATSKWAAEESARLDIPLVKVQHHHAHIASCLAENGVSGKVIGVALDGTGYGSDGKIWGGEFSVADAAGIDRIAHLEYLPLPGGEAAVKKPYRTAAGYFYRLFGAEGLTQAAACLRCVDGSELDLIKLQVDRGLNTPETSSAGRLFDAVSALLGVRREIQYDAQAAVELEMAADGVETGGSYPFDIAAEGGHRVIRLRRLFEGLLDDIHGGVRVPEMAARFHNAVVDIIVKVCEIIRGDTGLGSVALSGGCFMNRRLLRRSIERLGQAGFRVYAHREVPTNDGGISLGQVAVAAHYVKNI encoded by the coding sequence GTGCCTCCGGCTAAAACCTCCCAGCGCCTGGCTATTTCTGTCAAAGGTGTTGTCCAGGGGGTGGGCTTCCGGCCTTTCGTTTACCAGATGGCGCGCCGCTTCGGCCTGACCGGCTGGGTGACCAACACCTCCGGAGAAGTCCGCATCGAGGTCGAAGGTTCATCTGAGGCGGTTCAAGCCTTTCGCCGGAGTTTAGAGGCCGAGGCGCCTCCCCAGTCGCGCATTACAAGTATTATGTCAACATGGTTGGCTCCGGCTGGATATGACCGATTCGAAATCCGCGACAGCCTGATTGAAGCCGGTAGATACCAGCTTATCTCCCCGGACCTGGCCACCTGCTCGGACTGCCGCCGGGAGATTTACGATCCAGAGGACCGGCGCTTCCACTACCCGTTTACCAATTGTACCAACTGCGGGCCGCGCTTCACCATCATTGAAGACATTCCGTACGACCGGCCGTTAACCACGATGAAGGTCTTCCCGATATGCCCGGAATGCCGCCGCGAATATGAAGACCCGCTGGACCGGCGTTTCCACGCCCAGCCTAACGCATGTCCGGTGTGCGGACCGAAACTCTGGCTGGTGGACAGCTCCGGGCGGCGAGTTGAGGCTGCCGACGTTATCGAAAAGGCTGCCGAACTGTTGCGGCAGGGTAAGATTCTGGCTGTCCGTGGCCTGGGCGGTTTCCTGCTCGCCAGTGACGCTACCAGTCAAACTGTGGTTGAAGAATTGAGACGGCGCAAGCGGCGGCCGGCCAAACCATTCGCCGTGATGCTGTCCAGCCTGGACGAGATAGAGCCCCGCTGCGAATTGTCGGTGGAGGAAAGGCGGCTTTTGATCTCGGCGGCGGCGCCTATCGTCCTTCTCAGATTGAACGAAGGTACAGACATCGCCTCGGCAGTTGCCCCCGGACTGAAGTACCTGGGCGTCATGCTGCCTTATACCCCGCTTCATCACTTGATTATGACTGGAGCCGGCCGGCCGCTGGTGATGACTTCAGGGAATCTTTCGGAAGAACCAATTGCCAGGGACAATGACGAAGCTTTGTCCCGCCTTGGCGGCATCGCCGATTATTTTATCCTCCACAATCGCGAGATATTTTCGCGCTACGACGACTCGGTGGTCATGCATGAAGCTTGCGAAAAGCGGGTGCTGCGGCGGGCCCGCGGCTTTGCTCCCTACCCGGTGAGGTTAACTTCCGCGGTGCCGCAAATCTTGGGTGTTGGAGCGCAAGAAAAGAATACCTTTTGCCTGACCCGCGACGACAATGCCTTCGTCTCGCAGCACATCGGCGATATGGAGAATCTCGAAACAATCGAGCATTTCGAACAAACGTTAAGCCTGTACAAAAGAATGTTCCGCATCGAGCCGCAGACCATTACCTGCGACCTGCATCCTGATTATGCCACCTCCAAATGGGCAGCCGAGGAATCGGCCCGGCTTGATATTCCGCTGGTTAAAGTCCAGCATCATCATGCCCATATTGCTTCCTGTCTGGCCGAAAACGGCGTTTCCGGCAAAGTCATTGGCGTGGCTCTGGACGGAACCGGCTACGGATCCGATGGGAAAATCTGGGGCGGCGAGTTTTCAGTTGCCGACGCCGCAGGGATTGATCGAATCGCCCACCTGGAGTATCTCCCGCTGCCCGGGGGAGAGGCGGCGGTCAAAAAGCCATACCGCACCGCCGCCGGATATTTTTACCGTCTTTTCGGCGCAGAAGGATTGACACAGGCAGCCGCCTGTCTAAGGTGTGTCGATGGGTCGGAACTCGACCTGATCAAGCTCCAGGTCGACCGCGGCTTGAATACGCCGGAGACCTCGAGCGCCGGCCGGCTGTTCGATGCCGTATCCGCGCTGCTAGGGGTGAGACGAGAAATCCAATACGACGCTCAGGCGGCGGTTGAGCTGGAGATGGCCGCCGACGGAGTGGAGACCGGCGGCAGCTACCCCTTTGACATCGCGGCGGAGGGTGGGCACCGGGTCATCCGGCTGCGTCGACTATTCGAGGGTCTCCTTGACGATATCCATGGAGGAGTCAGGGTGCCCGAAATGGCGGCACGCTTCCACAACGCTGTCGTTGACATAATCGTAAAAGTGTGTGAGATTATTAGAGGCGACACCGGGTTGGGCTCGGTGGCTTTGTCCGGGGGCTGTTTTATGAACCGGCGGCTGCTGAGACGCAGTATTGAGCGCCTTGGGCAAGCCGGTTTCCGGGTTTACGCCCATCGGGAAGTACCGACTAATGACGGCGGCATTTCTTTAGGACAGGTCGCCGTCGCCGCGCATTATGTAAAGAACATCTAG
- the hypD gene encoding hydrogenase formation protein HypD, which yields MKFATEFRDSALAKKLLDGIRRKSTRPANIMEFCGGHTVAIFRYGLRDLLPPHLKLLSGPGCPVCVTSTADLDKVMALARIPGVTITTFGDLIKVPASYGSLDRARAAGADVRTVYSTLDALDIARNNPGKKVVFVGIGFETTAPTVAAAILQADAEKLQNFSVISLHKVTPPVTRALLDAGEVKIQGIICPGHVSAIIGADAWYFIPGRYGIACAVSGFEPLDILHCVDMIIDQIESGAPRVQTAYSRAVRAEGNPQALAMLDRVFEVAPADWRGVGSIPESGLAIREEFAAHDAEKVFEIKLEREPREPAGCLCGEVIRAVKTPEDCKLFRKACTPENPVGPCMVSSEGSCAAYYHFAEAIG from the coding sequence ATGAAGTTCGCCACCGAGTTCCGCGATTCGGCGCTGGCCAAGAAGCTCCTCGACGGCATTCGCCGGAAATCCACCAGACCGGCCAACATCATGGAGTTCTGCGGCGGGCACACCGTGGCCATCTTCCGCTACGGCCTGCGTGATTTGCTTCCTCCGCATTTGAAACTGCTGTCCGGGCCGGGCTGCCCGGTATGCGTGACCTCGACGGCCGATCTCGACAAGGTGATGGCTCTGGCGCGAATTCCGGGCGTGACCATCACAACCTTCGGCGACCTGATCAAGGTGCCGGCCAGCTACGGATCCCTCGATCGCGCCCGTGCCGCCGGCGCCGATGTCCGCACGGTATATTCCACCCTGGACGCCCTGGACATCGCCCGTAATAACCCGGGCAAAAAAGTGGTCTTCGTCGGGATAGGTTTCGAGACGACCGCGCCGACAGTGGCCGCCGCCATCCTCCAGGCAGATGCCGAAAAACTGCAAAACTTCTCAGTCATTTCCCTGCATAAGGTGACGCCGCCGGTTACCCGGGCCCTTCTTGATGCCGGCGAGGTAAAGATCCAGGGCATCATCTGCCCCGGGCACGTTTCAGCTATCATCGGCGCCGACGCGTGGTATTTCATCCCCGGCCGGTACGGCATCGCTTGCGCTGTCTCCGGTTTTGAACCGCTGGATATTCTCCATTGCGTTGATATGATTATCGACCAGATAGAGTCCGGCGCTCCCCGAGTCCAGACAGCTTACAGCCGGGCCGTCAGGGCTGAAGGCAATCCCCAGGCACTGGCGATGCTCGACCGCGTATTCGAAGTCGCCCCTGCCGACTGGCGGGGTGTCGGCAGTATTCCGGAGAGCGGTTTAGCAATACGGGAAGAGTTCGCGGCTCATGACGCCGAAAAGGTTTTCGAGATAAAGCTCGAACGGGAACCGCGGGAGCCGGCCGGCTGCCTCTGCGGCGAGGTTATCCGGGCGGTCAAGACTCCCGAGGACTGTAAACTGTTCCGTAAAGCCTGCACCCCGGAAAATCCGGTCGGTCCCTGCATGGTTTCCAGCGAAGGTTCCTGCGCTGCTTATTATCATTTCGCCGAAGCCATCGGCTAA
- a CDS encoding HypC/HybG/HupF family hydrogenase formation chaperone: MCLAVPAQIVKIDGVIAEVDMAGTTVRASLVMVPEAKIGDYVLLHTGFAIQVLDEHEALETLKLFKEMEMIPEAS; this comes from the coding sequence ATGTGTTTGGCTGTCCCGGCTCAAATCGTGAAGATTGACGGCGTCATCGCCGAAGTGGATATGGCGGGCACCACCGTTCGCGCCAGTCTGGTGATGGTGCCGGAGGCCAAGATCGGCGATTACGTTCTGCTGCACACCGGTTTTGCAATTCAGGTGCTGGATGAGCACGAGGCGCTTGAGACGTTGAAACTTTTCAAAGAGATGGAGATGATCCCGGAGGCCTCATGA